The nucleotide window aaagactgttaaTGCAGCATTGCTTTCTTTTGTTGAGTCTTGCTATAATACTGCCAAAACTTTACCACAAGGTTGGTGGTGTTACCCACATCCCAGAATTGGTTTTAGCATCAAGAAATCTATTTTTTAAGGAGAAttcttagcaccataaccattaccgaTCGTTATGGTGGTCATGTAGCTGTAAATAATTGAAAgccgttaaaaaaaattatggagAATTCACATGCATAATATCAAGTTAGAATCTGTCCAAGCatggataataatataataatgtactGAGAGCATTGGGGGTGGTTTGCTATCTTGGATTTCATTATTGTATTTTACTAATTTTAGGATGTGAAATTTACTCTGATGCTGGAAACCATGCCTCAATGATTCAAGGAATCCGTAACAGCAGAGTACCCAAATATGTGTTTCGCCACAATGATGTTGCCCATCTTCGTGACATCTTGAAGAACTCCAATCCGTCTACTCCAAAGATTGTGGCCTTTGAAACAGTCCATTCCATGGATGGTAAGGTTTCAAGTTCTgtagtagagtgtgtgtgttgataTATGATCCCTTATAAGTAGATTAATGAAAATGATTACACTAGCCAGTCTGTCATCATTTAAAATGTTCTTTGAAGCAAATATTTCCCCTTTGTTTGCACAGTTTTGAATGCACTGTGGATTATAAACCTTAGTTTATGGGGCCATTAAATTGTTACAGGTGCTGTCTGTCCTCTGGAAGAAATGTGTGATGTGGCCCACGAATACGGAGCAATTACGTTTGTTGATGAAGTTCACGCTGTCGGTTTATATGGCGCCAAAGGAGGTGGAATAGGAGACCGCGATGGTGTAATGAAAAAGATGGATATCATTTCAGGCACTCTTGGTAAGTCTTTTGTTTTCTTGGTAAGAATGTTCTGTTTTCTTTGTGTTGAATTGTATTCGCTACATagtaaccactttttttttttaaattctttattttggttgcgcaggtgagtacaataacaatacagacgccacaacagcgtactcgTGTATATCAAACATTCAAAACAGTGGCATGGGCATtagcgcattttttttttttgattacagGCTTATTTCAAAAGCTGATCTCACAACATTGGTAGAAACAATCACATATGCTAAGAGTCATAGGCTTTATAAATTCAACGTTATACACTAACTTAAACGTTGTGTTGAGGGCAGGTAAGTAAATACGACAGGTCAGACAGTCCGGCAGTATGGTGTTTAGAGAGCTGCTAGTTAGCACAGTATGTTCAGTTAGTTCCTAATCTGTCCTGCCTCGATTATGTTAGTAGATATGTCATGAACATGCAGGTTTTCATAGTTGTACCAGTAGCTAATAATCAGGCACACTCAATTGTTGAGGAATCTAATCTGCATACATATTTAAGCGCAGCAGCGGTCTGAGTGTGATGATGGTTAAGTAGGTTAGGCCAGGATATTCAGGTGGAGTAGGTACTATACccagaaagaaaataaaacccaAATAAGAAACATAGTGCCTATATGTGTGGCATACTGTCCACTATGCACGATTGAGACCTCACACAAAATGTGCCTAGGGAAGACAAAACAGTGTTACATAGGCTAAACAAGCTAGGCAGGCTAAACAATACCCGAGTGATTATGAGTGAGTATTAAGTATGTTAAGATTTCTAGTTAAGAAGTCGTTAGGCTCCAGTGAGATTGTGTTAAGTAGTTAAACAATGGGTTTTAAACTAGCAAGATACATTTGCAGTGTTGTTGCTTGCCTGATTAGTTACGCATGGATAAACATATATAGACATTCTGTAGAGGGTCATAAAACTCAAGTTAAAGCAAGGGCTCCTAAGCATGTAATAAATCAGGGTAGATCATAGGCAAAAGTACATAGTGTTTGCAGGACTCTGGCACGAACGGGTAAGTCCATAGTAACCACTTTTAACTGCCTGCAGCTTTTTAATTAAATTTGATGTGAAATTGTTTTGGTCCAGGAACCGCTCTCCTAAGAGCAGAAAACCTAATTTTCTTGATTGCATTCTTGTCACACATTTCATAGCACATTAccaacttttctttttttctttttttttttcttcaggtaAAGCATTCGGTTGTGTTGGTGGGTATGTGGCAAGCACCAGTGGTTTGATAGACACTGTGCGATCTTATGCAGCAGGCTTTATTTTTACCACATCCTTACCCCCCATGCTTCTTGCTGGAGCAATGGCATCAGTAAAGGTATTGAAGAGCGAAGAAGGACAGGTTCTCCGTCGCCAGCACCAACGCAATGTTAAACTGTTGAGACAGATGCTGATGGATGCCGGCCTTCCAGTTGTACATTGCCCAAGCCACATTATCCCAATCAGAGTAAGTTTGTTGCACTATTTCTTTAATACCTCTTAACAAAGACCTGTGCAGGtaaaagtattgtgattggaaaaatcaaaagaaaatgtaatgaTTTAAAAGCTCAACCTACATGACCTCCACTCTGAGGGCCCCTTCTCATAGTGCACAGGAATATAGGAGAGAAGCCACACGCTGCATTTGGAACAATGTTTAATGTTTCATATATAAGCACTGTGAATTTAGGTATTTAGCTCAAATTATTGAAGAAATGTGGAACGTGAAAGAAGCTAGTGAAAAAGTAAATTGATCCTGCAAAAGATTGGTAAtacctccttttttatttttttatttatttatttttgtactttgTCGAGGTTTAATAAATTTATTGGGGACTGAACCTGCAGTGTGAGGTTTAGAAATAGGATTAATATCCATGGAGTTAAATCCCACATTGTTCACTTTAAGTACAGGTGGCACTGTTCTGATAAGATTACAAGAACAGTGCTTTTTTTGGTTTTTTCTTCTCGCATATCTTTGGGCTTTGGGACacttttttaaagagacactttagTCACTTAGACCAGTTCAGTTCATTGGGcgtagatttgtattcctaacactacagatattcctttaaaggaacacaatgttATCCGATGAATTTGGTTTAAAGCCATtctcaaatttaaataaaacatagaGGTGGAAGGACTTACCACCGCCACCATCCCTAcgccgcttttttttttttttatatagcttttttcttttcttttctttttttttttctctttgttttattataaaaGAAATGAAACCTCTCTTGTGACTTGTATTTTAAGTTCAAATAATACCTGGTGACATGAAATTCTTTtcaaattttacctttttataGTTTTATATTGACTGCTTCTGATATATTTAATGTTGCTTTAAATCATTGTTTCCTATATTGCCTAAAGCCAGCAGGTCTGGGGTAGAGCAAGACTATTAAAGTTTCTCTATAGTTGTGACATTTTAGAACAAGTATATGCATTTGTCCTCCAGGTTGCAGATGCTGCCAAAAACACAGAGATATGTGATAAACTGATGAACACTTATGATATATACGTCCAAGCCATTAACTATCCTACTGTACCACGTGGAGAAGAGCTTCTGCGGATTGCTCCTACACCTCACCACACACCTCAGATGATGAGCTATTTCTTGGGTACGTTCTCTCATACCAATAAATCTATATTTCTTCCCATACTACCTTAGGGGCTTATTTGTTAGTCTGGAAACTATGGAGAATTGATAAGAGAACTGGAAAATGTTAGGCCAGAATAACAGAATTGGATAGTTTTAAGAAATGTTCCTATAATTTGCAATTTCTTTCTCCATCCATTTGAATAACTTCTTTAGTCAATAACACAAACGTTTAATTGCAACCCCCCGGGATAAATAGAAGTGGTCATTCGTGATTTATGAGCAACGATGGAATGTCTGTCAACTGTATCTTCAGCCATGAGAACCACATGTTAAACCACAGTGGTTTTTGAAGTCCTTCAGGATTATTCACCCAAGTGAGAATTGCCAGTaacttaaagtgaatttcaaactttaagGTCAAAAGAGTTTCAGGACAGCTgctttggccttaagtttgaaattcactttgaattccctaacATTTCtcatttagcaaataaacccttcttaatttttttttctttaatgcctTTTTAGCTAATCAAAGTTTAGCCTCAAGCTGTCCTGCTCCCGTACATGTTGTGCTGGCATTTTAATTTTGTACCATACATTTTGTTCTTCTTACAGAAAAGCTACTGATCACCTGGAAGGAAGTTGGCTTGGATCTAAAACCCCACTCCACAGCAGAATGTAACTTTTGCAGACAACCGCTTCACTTCGAGGTGATGAGCGAACGCGAGAAATCTTATTTCTCCGGTTTAAGTAAAGTGGTGTCTGCCCGTGCCTGACATCAATCACATGTCTTCTAGTGGGAGGAAAAAAAGTTATATTCACACATTTATATAGTATATTGGCAGATGTACTACTTTATGTCACTAAATATGTTACGTCAACAAATCACTACAGATATTTTCATTCTGGGTATTGTAGTAGAGTATCGTCTATCAATAAAGTCTCTTGTATTAATCTTCGGTTTCCAGTTACTCTTTCCAgtaaaattttacattttgtgaCTTGAAAGATGGTGTGTAggagagataaaaaaaatctaGTTGCCCCACTCAAAGCACTTTTTGgggtatcttaaaaaaaaaaatatatatatatatatataatatttttaatgcaatgtatgatcatataatgtaactaaatccccattattttttttgcctagattaggtgtttttaaaaaaaacttttacaaactaataaaatctgtcaacat belongs to Pelobates fuscus isolate aPelFus1 chromosome 7, aPelFus1.pri, whole genome shotgun sequence and includes:
- the ALAS1 gene encoding 5-aminolevulinate synthase, non-specific, mitochondrial isoform X2 produces the protein METLVRRCPFLTRVPQTFLQKAGKSLISYAQNCPVMMGFKPLSSAPLSTSAVHHQETKETASNANKLPNVPFEPPADHMGPNGSQSSSKCPFLAARMSQETTSVFRKASLALQEDVHEMQTMREDLSKSTRASGAAEEKAPKTIGMLEKFQERVLRQKPQAVSHLLQDNMPKSVPTFKYDTFFEKKIEDKKNDHTYRVFKTVNRRAQVFPMADDYSNSLITKKSVSVWCSNDYLGMSRHPKVVEAVMDTLKFHGAGAGGTRNISGTSKFHVDLEHELSDLHGKDAALLFSSCFVANDSTLFTLAKMLPGCEIYSDAGNHASMIQGIRNSRVPKYVFRHNDVAHLRDILKNSNPSTPKIVAFETVHSMDGAVCPLEEMCDVAHEYGAITFVDEVHAVGLYGAKGGGIGDRDGVMKKMDIISGTLGKAFGCVGGYVASTSGLIDTVRSYAAGFIFTTSLPPMLLAGAMASVKVLKSEEGQVLRRQHQRNVKLLRQMLMDAGLPVVHCPSHIIPIRVADAAKNTEICDKLMNTYDIYVQAINYPTVPRGEELLRIAPTPHHTPQMMSYFLEKLLITWKEVGLDLKPHSTAECNFCRQPLHFEVMSEREKSYFSGLSKVVSARA